In the Brevinematales bacterium genome, one interval contains:
- the rnc gene encoding ribonuclease III has product MLLSYLKSFADNRALAPERKKQLKTLCKRLRIGIHSLTLLDRALTHSSYIDRASEQPETYERLEFLGDSVLNASVSYLLFNDHPRFMEGKLSAFRSSLVDETTLAEVGIRLGITEYINLGRGERLSDSRAKNKVTADVVESIIAVHFLEKGFEPTYRFVERIMREHIERRLTDGIRDYKTSLQKISMEVYKKYPVYRVIAEIGPDHNKTFKIEVEVNGDIKAIGHGRSKKTAEQDAAQKVLEVMDRMKIKADIE; this is encoded by the coding sequence ATGTTACTGTCGTATTTAAAAAGTTTCGCGGATAACCGTGCACTTGCCCCGGAGCGAAAGAAACAGCTAAAGACGCTTTGCAAACGTCTGAGAATCGGAATACATTCGCTGACGCTTCTGGATAGAGCGTTAACGCACTCTTCTTATATAGACCGTGCCAGCGAACAGCCCGAAACTTACGAACGTTTGGAGTTTTTGGGGGATTCGGTACTGAACGCCTCGGTTTCGTACCTTTTATTTAACGATCATCCCCGCTTTATGGAAGGGAAACTTTCCGCGTTTCGTTCCAGCCTTGTCGATGAAACAACGCTTGCCGAAGTGGGTATCCGTTTGGGTATCACCGAGTATATTAATCTCGGCCGCGGCGAGCGTCTATCCGATAGCCGCGCGAAAAACAAAGTCACTGCGGACGTAGTCGAATCGATTATCGCGGTACATTTCCTCGAGAAAGGGTTCGAGCCTACCTACAGGTTTGTAGAACGTATCATGCGGGAGCATATAGAACGAAGGCTTACCGACGGGATCCGCGACTATAAAACGTCCCTCCAAAAAATATCCATGGAAGTCTATAAGAAATATCCCGTATACCGGGTAATCGCCGAAATCGGCCCCGACCATAATAAAACATTCAAAATCGAGGTTGAGGTAAACGGCGATATCAAGGCGATCGGCCACGGCAGAAGTAAAAAAACCGCCGAGCAGGACGCCGCGCAGAAGGTTCTGGAAGTAATGGATCGAATGAAAATTAAGGCGGACATTGAATGA
- a CDS encoding FAD:protein FMN transferase codes for MDRISIILLILFSLLSCGAQERYEYRQFLMDTVFEVIIYTDKPKSEADSAVNGMFAMLGAMELKYSIAISNSSIATLNREKAIDADPEMMRVFSNTLAMSEWTSGAFDPTIYPVVKLWGFYSGEHHIPAPGAVKFALKPVGYKKIALLGEKIALPADTFVDLGGILKGYAVDRGVDFLKNAGILNGIVNAGGNLKVFGAKPDKTPWAIGIRHPRKEGEIIAVIYTIPGKEISVATSGDYERYFIEDGVRYHHIMSPFTGYPVRNGVVSVSVLDPSAMLTDGLSTSIFVMGLRDGMEFAEKNALPVMIIIETNGQLIEFKSAKWKDLEAECPAGEIE; via the coding sequence TTGGATCGAATATCTATAATCCTTCTCATTCTATTTTCACTTCTATCCTGCGGCGCCCAAGAGCGTTACGAATACCGGCAGTTCCTGATGGATACCGTATTCGAGGTGATTATCTATACGGACAAACCGAAGAGCGAGGCCGACAGCGCGGTGAACGGGATGTTCGCGATGCTCGGCGCGATGGAGTTGAAGTACAGCATCGCGATATCCAATTCGAGCATCGCAACACTGAACCGGGAAAAGGCAATCGACGCCGACCCCGAAATGATGCGGGTATTCTCGAACACCCTCGCGATGAGCGAATGGACATCGGGCGCGTTCGACCCGACAATCTATCCGGTCGTCAAACTATGGGGATTTTACTCCGGCGAGCATCATATTCCGGCTCCCGGCGCGGTAAAGTTCGCGCTGAAACCGGTCGGGTATAAAAAAATCGCACTGCTGGGGGAAAAGATCGCACTCCCGGCAGATACATTCGTCGACCTCGGCGGGATACTCAAGGGATACGCGGTCGACCGGGGCGTGGATTTCCTGAAAAACGCGGGCATACTGAACGGGATTGTCAACGCCGGGGGGAATCTCAAAGTATTCGGCGCGAAGCCGGACAAGACGCCGTGGGCGATCGGGATACGTCACCCGCGCAAGGAAGGGGAGATTATCGCGGTGATCTATACTATCCCCGGTAAGGAGATTTCTGTCGCGACCTCGGGGGACTACGAACGGTACTTTATCGAGGACGGGGTGCGTTACCATCACATCATGTCGCCGTTCACGGGATACCCGGTACGAAACGGGGTTGTCAGCGTGAGCGTGCTCGACCCCAGCGCGATGCTGACCGACGGGCTATCCACCTCGATATTCGTGATGGGGCTGCGGGATGGGATGGAGTTCGCGGAAAAGAACGCGCTGCCGGTGATGATTATTATCGAGACGAACGGGCAGTTGATAGAGTTCAAGTCTGCTAAGTGGAAAGATTTGGAAGCAGAATGCCCAGCGGGTGAGATCGAATAA
- the fabF gene encoding beta-ketoacyl-ACP synthase II codes for MSKRRVVITGMGTVNALGLSVQECWENLIAGKSGITNITNQDMGDSPCKYAGEIKNEKFIVENYIDRKKAGRMDRFTQFGYVAAKEAIEHSKLPEYTELDKENVGVLIGSGIGGIYCFCDNVLILDRQGHKRVSPLFIPKIITDITSGHVSIEYGYRGPNYSISSACASASHSIAVSYMHIINEDADVMVTGGSEAAMNPLGIAGFTQAQALSTHYYDNPAISSRPFDTGRDGFVMAEGAGVMVLEEYEHAKKRGATIYAEMLGYGMSGDANHITAPCPDGSGAALAIERALKRSGLKMTDIQLVNTHGTSTQLGDIAETTAVKRVFGDHAYKLKVNSTKSMTGHTLGAAGGIEAVAVVKMLETGIIHPTINLDNPDPECDLDYVPNKAIEYPVDYAISDSFGFGGHNVTVVFKKFRG; via the coding sequence ATGTCCAAACGTAGAGTTGTCATTACCGGTATGGGGACAGTCAACGCATTAGGGTTGAGTGTTCAGGAATGCTGGGAGAACCTTATAGCCGGGAAATCCGGTATAACGAATATTACCAACCAGGATATGGGCGATTCCCCGTGTAAATACGCGGGAGAGATAAAGAACGAGAAGTTCATTGTCGAGAATTATATCGACCGTAAAAAAGCGGGACGTATGGACCGTTTCACCCAGTTCGGATATGTCGCGGCGAAGGAAGCTATCGAGCATAGTAAACTTCCCGAATATACCGAGCTCGATAAGGAAAATGTCGGCGTACTGATCGGATCGGGTATCGGCGGTATTTATTGTTTCTGCGATAACGTACTGATACTCGATAGACAGGGACATAAACGCGTATCGCCGCTCTTTATCCCGAAGATCATTACCGATATCACATCGGGGCATGTTTCCATAGAGTACGGATATCGCGGCCCGAACTATTCGATCAGCTCGGCCTGTGCGTCGGCGTCGCATAGTATCGCGGTCAGCTATATGCATATAATCAACGAGGACGCGGATGTGATGGTCACAGGCGGTTCCGAGGCGGCGATGAACCCGCTGGGTATCGCCGGATTCACTCAGGCTCAGGCGCTTTCGACCCATTACTACGATAACCCGGCGATATCGTCGAGACCGTTCGATACGGGACGCGACGGGTTTGTGATGGCGGAAGGAGCGGGCGTCATGGTGCTCGAAGAATACGAGCACGCTAAGAAACGCGGCGCCACGATCTACGCCGAAATGCTCGGCTACGGTATGAGCGGAGACGCGAACCATATTACAGCGCCTTGTCCCGACGGTAGCGGCGCGGCGCTCGCGATAGAGAGAGCGTTAAAGCGCTCCGGTTTGAAAATGACCGATATTCAACTTGTTAATACACACGGTACATCGACCCAGTTAGGCGACATCGCGGAAACGACCGCGGTAAAAAGAGTATTCGGGGATCATGCTTATAAGCTCAAGGTCAATTCGACGAAGAGCATGACCGGACATACTCTGGGAGCGGCGGGCGGTATAGAGGCGGTAGCTGTAGTGAAGATGCTCGAGACGGGCATTATTCATCCGACTATCAACCTTGACAACCCCGATCCCGAATGCGATCTCGATTATGTGCCTAATAAAGCGATAGAGTATCCTGTGGATTATGCTATCAGCGACTCGTTCGGTTTTGGTGGTCATAATGTTACTGTCGTATTTAAAAAGTTTCGCGGATAA
- the gmk gene encoding guanylate kinase, translating into MSDARSGKVIVISGPSGVGKTSLYKKVLESVKDKLDFSISVTTRTPRADEKEGADYLFMSPDEFKKKAARGEFAEWAEVHGNFYGTPKSEIERILDSGKSVLLDLDVQGAMKIRDGYPDAKLIYILPPSFEVLERRLYGRNTDDDETRHIRMQNAVSEMKYVSKYHIRIVNDDFDKALAQLSEAVGKLIAGDESWIEYL; encoded by the coding sequence ATGAGCGATGCTCGTTCGGGAAAGGTAATCGTAATTTCCGGACCCAGCGGCGTTGGCAAAACCTCTCTCTATAAAAAAGTTCTCGAATCGGTTAAAGATAAGCTCGATTTTTCCATATCCGTAACCACCCGCACGCCGCGCGCCGATGAAAAAGAAGGCGCGGACTATCTATTTATGTCTCCCGACGAGTTCAAAAAGAAGGCCGCGCGCGGGGAATTCGCCGAATGGGCGGAAGTGCACGGGAATTTTTACGGCACCCCGAAGTCCGAAATAGAGCGGATACTCGACAGCGGCAAGAGCGTCCTCCTCGACCTCGACGTGCAGGGCGCGATGAAAATCCGCGACGGCTACCCGGATGCGAAACTCATCTACATACTCCCGCCCTCGTTCGAGGTACTGGAGCGCCGCCTTTATGGGCGGAACACCGACGATGACGAAACCCGTCACATAAGGATGCAGAACGCCGTCTCGGAAATGAAATATGTCTCGAAATACCATATCCGCATCGTAAACGACGATTTCGATAAGGCCTTAGCCCAACTGAGCGAAGCGGTGGGAAAACTGATCGCGGGAGACGAATCTTGGATCGAATATCTATAA
- a CDS encoding YicC family protein: MRSMTGFASEMRSTEKYDIFIELKSVNSRYFEFKVKSSYYLNELEILIRNLIFEKLNRGKIDLFIKVVEKNADNYEVVVNKDLAKKYEDALVSMAKDLGIVAELAVRDFMNLEGIINLERVGDEEELEKIILTMLNNLIVRIVEMMYGEGKKTREDIENSLARINGSVEIIESLYPQSIEKYKENLRERIQELSANKIEDNRLMMEIEMVSSRTAINEEIVRLKSHLAQFHNIMTGKIHGDSKKLDFIGQEMNREANTIASKSSDYTIIENTIVIKGEIEKIREQLRNLV; the protein is encoded by the coding sequence ATGAGAAGCATGACCGGATTCGCGAGCGAAATGCGCAGTACCGAAAAGTACGATATTTTTATCGAGCTGAAAAGCGTGAATTCGCGGTATTTCGAATTCAAAGTCAAATCCAGCTATTATCTGAACGAACTGGAAATTCTCATCCGAAACCTGATTTTTGAGAAGCTCAATCGCGGGAAAATCGATCTTTTTATCAAAGTGGTGGAAAAGAACGCAGACAACTACGAAGTGGTAGTCAATAAAGACCTCGCGAAGAAGTACGAGGACGCGCTGGTATCGATGGCGAAAGACCTCGGAATTGTCGCGGAGCTCGCGGTACGCGATTTTATGAATCTCGAGGGTATTATTAATCTCGAACGTGTCGGCGATGAAGAGGAGCTCGAGAAAATCATCCTCACGATGCTGAATAACCTGATCGTGAGAATAGTCGAAATGATGTACGGCGAGGGAAAAAAGACCCGCGAGGATATCGAAAACTCGCTGGCGCGCATCAACGGGAGTGTCGAAATAATCGAATCGCTGTACCCGCAGAGTATCGAAAAATATAAGGAAAACCTTCGCGAACGGATTCAGGAACTTTCCGCGAACAAGATAGAAGACAACCGCCTGATGATGGAAATTGAAATGGTATCGTCGCGTACCGCCATCAATGAGGAAATTGTGCGCCTGAAGAGCCATCTCGCGCAGTTTCATAATATTATGACCGGGAAAATCCACGGCGACAGTAAGAAACTCGACTTTATCGGACAGGAAATGAACCGCGAGGCTAATACGATCGCGTCCAAATCCAGCGACTATACTATCATTGAAAATACCATCGTCATCAAGGGAGAGATTGAAAAAATCAGGGAACAGTTGAGGAATCTGGTATGA
- the fabG gene encoding 3-oxoacyl-[acyl-carrier-protein] reductase — MGRVESKNAIVTGAARGIGRAIALKLASEGANVVIIDVNLDQANETAKEIEKMGRKSIAMKVDVTSYDDVEKMIQTVAKEWGSVDILVNNAGITRDNLILRMTPEDFDLVININLKGVFNGIKAVFPVMMKQRAGKIINMASVIGQMGNVSQANYAASKAGVIALTKTAAKELAKRGVCVNAIAPGYIQTPMTDQLSDQVKDAIKAMIPLERLGQPEDVANMVLFLASSESDYVTGHTFNVDGGMVMA, encoded by the coding sequence ATGGGCCGTGTAGAATCTAAAAATGCAATTGTAACCGGAGCCGCTCGCGGTATCGGACGCGCTATAGCGTTAAAGCTCGCGAGTGAGGGCGCAAATGTAGTAATAATCGATGTTAATCTCGATCAGGCTAACGAGACCGCGAAAGAGATTGAGAAGATGGGGCGTAAAAGTATTGCGATGAAGGTCGATGTTACCAGTTATGACGATGTGGAAAAAATGATTCAGACTGTAGCGAAGGAATGGGGCTCTGTCGATATTCTTGTGAATAACGCGGGCATCACCCGTGATAACTTAATCCTGCGAATGACCCCCGAGGACTTCGACCTTGTGATTAATATCAATCTCAAGGGCGTATTCAACGGTATTAAGGCGGTATTTCCCGTGATGATGAAGCAGAGAGCGGGCAAAATTATCAATATGGCGTCCGTAATCGGCCAGATGGGTAACGTCAGTCAGGCGAACTATGCCGCAAGTAAAGCGGGCGTAATCGCGTTGACGAAAACCGCCGCGAAAGAACTCGCGAAACGCGGGGTATGTGTGAACGCTATCGCCCCGGGTTATATTCAGACCCCGATGACCGACCAGCTTTCCGATCAGGTCAAGGACGCAATCAAGGCGATGATCCCGTTGGAACGCTTAGGTCAGCCCGAGGACGTAGCGAATATGGTGTTGTTTTTAGCCAGTAGTGAATCTGACTATGTCACCGGTCATACCTTTAATGTGGATGGCGGTATGGTGATGGCTTAA
- a CDS encoding SDR family NAD(P)-dependent oxidoreductase: MLKNLKKLRLKKGILKDKIAIVTGAGQGLGADTARGLGLLGAKVVIADISDAGLKVQKDIITKGGDALYIQTDISDSDSVKELAESILLTSGRVDILVNNAAIIPFGSFMEQSIDKFDDVYRNNLRGTVLMTRMFLPSMLLRKEGVIVNMISSDIMPYAASYAAASAAVRAFTLSLAEETGEKSGVSIYAFAPGFTDTPGCTDLCQKLASAYDMSYEQYIAHLKNPGYKNLVPSAECAAGLIYTIVNHLDYHAHIADPFHPLDKAGIITVDSQLTAVPETKPKAEKASKSAKIDGTPDEALTLTRELEKQLFDLNREFNELGSLKRMREKMNFKSRAGTSLDDWIDTSQELGDILERYREAEQSKEVGVQNLILEKFPWLVKILERLADYFQSNIDKLKQEIKNPVKAELAAQNLRHREETVRSLIVALEKIASR, translated from the coding sequence ATGCTGAAGAACCTTAAAAAATTACGCTTAAAGAAAGGGATATTAAAAGATAAAATTGCGATAGTAACAGGCGCGGGTCAGGGACTCGGCGCGGACACGGCGCGGGGTTTAGGGCTTCTCGGCGCTAAGGTGGTTATCGCAGACATTTCCGATGCCGGACTCAAAGTACAGAAGGATATTATCACCAAAGGCGGCGACGCCCTCTATATACAGACCGATATTTCCGATTCCGACAGCGTGAAGGAACTCGCGGAGAGCATCCTGCTGACATCGGGGCGTGTCGATATCCTGGTCAATAACGCCGCTATCATACCGTTCGGATCGTTCATGGAACAATCCATCGATAAATTCGACGATGTTTACCGCAACAATCTCCGGGGCACCGTACTGATGACCCGGATGTTTCTCCCGTCGATGCTCCTGCGTAAGGAGGGCGTGATCGTTAATATGATCTCATCGGATATTATGCCGTATGCTGCGTCCTACGCGGCGGCGTCCGCCGCGGTACGCGCGTTTACCCTCTCGCTCGCCGAGGAGACCGGCGAAAAGTCGGGCGTCTCTATCTACGCGTTCGCGCCCGGGTTCACCGATACCCCCGGATGCACCGACCTCTGCCAGAAACTTGCATCCGCATACGATATGTCCTACGAGCAATATATCGCGCACCTGAAAAATCCCGGCTATAAGAACCTTGTCCCGTCCGCCGAGTGCGCCGCCGGGCTGATTTACACGATTGTCAATCATCTGGATTATCACGCGCATATCGCCGACCCGTTCCATCCCCTCGACAAGGCGGGGATTATCACTGTCGACAGCCAGTTGACGGCGGTTCCCGAGACCAAGCCGAAGGCGGAAAAAGCCTCCAAATCGGCGAAGATCGACGGGACTCCCGACGAGGCTCTCACGCTCACCCGCGAGCTCGAGAAACAGTTATTCGACCTGAACCGCGAATTTAACGAGCTCGGGTCATTGAAGAGGATGCGTGAGAAAATGAATTTTAAAAGCAGGGCGGGCACCTCGCTTGACGATTGGATCGATACGTCGCAGGAACTCGGCGACATCCTCGAACGCTATCGCGAGGCGGAGCAGTCTAAGGAAGTCGGCGTACAGAACCTGATACTCGAAAAATTCCCGTGGCTTGTGAAAATCCTCGAACGCCTCGCGGATTATTTCCAGTCCAATATCGATAAGCTGAAGCAGGAGATAAAAAATCCCGTGAAGGCGGAACTCGCTGCGCAAAACCTTCGTCACCGCGAGGAAACTGTCCGTTCCCTCATCGTCGCGCTGGAAAAGATCGCCTCCCGCTAA
- a CDS encoding ketoacyl-ACP synthase III, whose product MYAPEKVLSNVDLEKIVETNDDWITSRTGIKRRHIAADDETTSTMAAEAGRQAIENAGLKPEDIDLVLVASLSPDMMFPATACLVQDKLKLPNAGTVDVSAACSGFVYSFSMAAGLIGIGLYKNILVIGSEVMSRFIDWSDRNTCVLFGDGAGAVVLSAVPGDSPSEVIDIILGGDGSGGDQLTLPAGGSKNPATHETVDQKLHYLKMNGNGVFKVAVRSMTDITQELIDRNNVPVEKVKLVVPHQANFRINDAVRERLHMTEAQMFNNIFEYANTSGATIPIGIADAVQQGLLKRGDYVVMVAFGGGFTWGAVLLKW is encoded by the coding sequence ATGTACGCTCCCGAGAAGGTACTTTCAAATGTCGATCTGGAAAAAATTGTTGAAACGAATGACGATTGGATAACCAGCAGAACTGGAATAAAGCGGCGGCATATTGCCGCTGACGATGAGACTACGTCCACTATGGCCGCCGAAGCGGGCAGACAGGCAATCGAGAATGCCGGGCTCAAACCCGAGGATATCGACCTCGTATTAGTCGCCAGTTTGTCGCCGGATATGATGTTTCCCGCGACCGCGTGTCTGGTTCAGGATAAGCTGAAGCTCCCTAACGCCGGTACGGTCGATGTATCCGCCGCGTGCTCGGGCTTTGTTTATTCATTTTCCATGGCGGCGGGATTGATCGGTATAGGGCTTTATAAAAATATTCTGGTAATCGGCTCCGAAGTAATGAGCCGTTTTATCGACTGGAGCGACCGTAATACATGCGTGCTCTTCGGAGACGGCGCGGGCGCGGTGGTTCTTTCCGCTGTTCCCGGGGATAGCCCGTCCGAGGTGATCGATATTATTCTGGGCGGTGACGGTTCGGGCGGCGACCAGCTTACGTTACCCGCGGGAGGGTCTAAAAACCCCGCCACCCATGAAACGGTCGACCAGAAGCTGCATTACCTGAAAATGAACGGTAACGGCGTATTCAAAGTCGCGGTGCGTTCGATGACGGATATCACCCAAGAATTAATCGACCGGAACAATGTGCCGGTGGAAAAAGTCAAACTGGTCGTCCCGCATCAGGCGAACTTCCGCATCAACGACGCGGTACGCGAACGTCTCCATATGACGGAAGCTCAGATGTTCAACAATATTTTCGAGTATGCGAATACGAGCGGCGCGACTATCCCGATCGGGATCGCGGACGCGGTACAGCAAGGCCTCCTGAAACGGGGGGATTATGTGGTGATGGTGGCGTTCGGAGGTGGTTTCACCTGGGGCGCCGTTCTGCTGAAATGGTAG